A stretch of DNA from Candidatus Methylomirabilota bacterium:
GCGTCCGAGGCCCTGGAGCTGCTGAAGCAATCGGGTATGCAGGAGATCTAAATTAAGGCAGGCACGTAGCTCGTGGCACGTAGCCCCGGACCCACCGCCGGCACACCCTCAATATGAAGTGCCTTCGTGGCTGCAGGATGAACGGCAAAGACGCGTCCCCCTACGCCCAGCTTTCCACAATTTTTCCTTTTTATCCACAAAGATGATCTGCATCATACCGAAAGCCGCTCACCGTCAGATGCCGTCCATCTGCGGTTTGGGCTTGACAAGGGGTATAGGTATCGGGGTACACCATAGGCACCGTTGCGACCCCTCGTGTCGTCGCGTTGGCACTCAACTCTCAACTTGCCCTGAGCAGAGTCGAAGGGCTCTCGACTCTAAGGAGATGTACCAATGAAACCGGGGTGAATAGAGCCCCCGGGCTCACCAGTGGCAGTTTTGGTGGCGCACTAGACACTCAGACGCCCTCCCGGGCGGAGCACGGCCCGGAGGGCGTTTTTATTTTGAAGGCGCGACCAAACATAGGGCTCCGAATGTGGAACTTAATTCTCCGCCCAGAGGGCGGTTCAAGGCACTGAAGTTGTAAGGTGGAATAGGGGGGATGACCATGGATTCAGAGGCGGTCGTTGGGAAGCCCGAGGGGGTTCGGGGCGAGCTCCATGAGATGTCTCAGCAGACGATAGAGATGCTGGAGCTGGCGTGGAAGGGCTTCAGGAAGCAGTATAAGGGGCCGCTCGAGCTGGCGGAGAAACTTGGCCGGGAGGTCCACCAGCGGGAGAAGGCGCTCACGAAGTTGGCCGTGAAGAAATCGGCCGGCCAGGCGGCGGCCCTGGGAGCGGATCAGGAGCTCTTGCTCGTCCCGATGCACCTGGAGCGGATCGGGGACAATATCGAATTCTTGGTCAGGGCTATTAGGACGATGGTTCGAGAGGGAATCCTCTTCACCGATCAGGAGATGAGCGAGGTCAACTCTCTTTTCGAACAGGCGATCGGGCTCGTGGAGTGCGTCCGGGATGTGATCCGTACAAAAAATAGGGTCCTCCTCAAACACATGGTGGAGGAAGGGCAACGGTACGAGGAAATGGCCAACGAGTACACCGTGTTCCATCAGCAGCGGTTGGTCAAAGGCGTAGGCATGCCTAGGGCCTCTTCAGTGTATGTGGCCATTATCGACTATTTCAAGGGGATCGAGTCGCACATCCGCCAGATCGCCCAGAAACTCTCCGCCGGTGCGACATCCTGAAATGAATTTACGCATCGGCGGGCTCTAGGTTCGAAAAAAGGCGTTCGGTGAAGCGCCGGTAGAAAGGAGGTATCACATGGCAAGCTATAGCATCCTGAGTCGGGTTTCCCCTGAAGCGTTCCGAGATCCCAAAGAGTTTAAGCAATTAGCCGCTACCGTGTCGGCCAAAATTAAGAGTGAATGCCCTGGGGTGACCTGGAAGCAGAGTTTTGCCACCTTGGGCCGCTTCGATGCCGTGGATATTCTCGAGTCGGATGATCTCAAGCAAGTTGAAAAGGCGGCCATGATGATCCGTGCCTACGGACATTCAACCACCGAGACGTTAGTGGCGACCCCCTGGAAAGAATTCGTTGCCATGCTGTAGTCTGTGCGACTTGGTAGTGCCTGGAACATCATGCCGAGGAGAGGAACGATGGAAGGACTTAAAGTGGGATTGGCCTATGAGGAACGGATGGTTGTTGAGCCGGGGGAGACCGCTTCGCTCCTCTTTGCCGAGTTCCCCGAGGTATTAACAACCGCCTCCCTCGTGTCTTTCGTCCAGGCTGCCGCGGCCAAGGCAGTCGCTCCCTATTTGAAGTCAGGTCAGGTCACCGCGGGGACGAAGATCACACTCGAACAGCTCGCCTCCACCCCCGTGGGGATGGAGATCAAAGCCTCGGTCCGGTTGGACTGGATGGAGGGGCGGCGGATCGGGTTCGTATTCGAGGTCTCCGACGAATTCGAGAAAGTCTGTAAAGGGACCCACGAACGCTACATTATGGATATCGATTGGTTCAGGAAGAAGGTGCTGGACAAGCTGCGGCTGAAAAAGGGCGATTGAAGGTGGCGAGGCAGATCCTACCGGTGGCACATCCGACGGCGTATCAATCATTCAGCTATCTATACAAACAATCGGTCGCCATTGCTGGCGACCCATTGCTTTTCAAGGATGGCAGGGCCGGGCCCTATCTGGATTTTCCTCACAGACCGTCAGGCAGCCTCGATAAGGTCCTCCTCTGTAACGGCCACCTCTTCTTCGTCAAATTCATAACCAGCTTCGGGCATCACCTGAGCCGCGGGAGCCATCGTCTCCGTAGGCTCACAGTGGGGGCAAAAGTAGACGGGGAACCGTAGTTCGGGATCCCGTCGAAAACCACTGAGGATCCCCCCACAGATTGAGCAGGTCGGCGCCTTTGCTATCGACACCATCACCCTCACCTCCTCGGGGGCCCGGTCGTGCCACGGGTAAACATCCCTCATATAGAAAAATAGGTCTCCCCTGCGCCGTGTCAAGCTGTTCAAGCGTTCGGCCCGCTCAGCCGGGCTATAGTGTGGGGCGAGACTGTTGCCGGATGTGGTGGACCCGGATGAGGTACAGCAGGGCGCCGAGGTCGTAGCCGGCGTGCACGAGGATTGGGGGCAGCAGGTTGTTGGAAACCATGAGCAGCCCCCCGAGGTACAGGCCCAAAAGGGCCGCGATGGCCGCATAGGTCGGCGTGAGCAGATGACCCAGTCCGAACAGGGCGCTGGCAAGCAGGAGGGCCCCGAGAGGCCCCAGCCGATCGGCCAGGGCGATCTGGATGACGCCCCGGAACAGGGCCTCTTCTCCCAGACCCGCGGCGACCGCGACGAGGGTCATCTCGAGATAAGAGCA
This window harbors:
- a CDS encoding GYD domain-containing protein, with protein sequence MASYSILSRVSPEAFRDPKEFKQLAATVSAKIKSECPGVTWKQSFATLGRFDAVDILESDDLKQVEKAAMMIRAYGHSTTETLVATPWKEFVAML
- a CDS encoding thioesterase, giving the protein MEGLKVGLAYEERMVVEPGETASLLFAEFPEVLTTASLVSFVQAAAAKAVAPYLKSGQVTAGTKITLEQLASTPVGMEIKASVRLDWMEGRRIGFVFEVSDEFEKVCKGTHERYIMDIDWFRKKVLDKLRLKKGD
- a CDS encoding CPBP family glutamic-type intramembrane protease — translated: MSFSRAVYGQIVWMILIFEGGLLGLAMGLGWWVGQPPFVHMSLHWQAIVLGIVATWPPLLGMWWCARSSWGPLRRLQHEVFEKIVPVFAECSYLEMTLVAVAAGLGEEALFRGVIQIALADRLGPLGALLLASALFGLGHLLTPTYAAIAALLGLYLGGLLMVSNNLLPPILVHAGYDLGALLYLIRVHHIRQQSRPTL